Proteins encoded by one window of Anaerosalibacter sp. Marseille-P3206:
- a CDS encoding sugar-binding transcriptional regulator: MSDLIELEKKIVPEILETLEKRYEILRSIYYYQPIGRRALANHLGLGERTVRTEVSVLKEQGLLNIESVGMYVTEEGKSILMDLKDVIYNIKGLKDLERVLEDALNIKKAFIVPGNSDEDELVLKDIGKEAAKHLKKLIRDDNIIGITGGTTMEQFAEEVNSEKVANNVLVLPARGGLGKSVETQANSIAAKLANKIGGSYRLLHVPDIVGKEAQDALLKIPDVREIVSIIRNLDILVFGLGRADTMAERRELPEEKIHKLIENGAVAEAFGHYFDRSGNTVYESMTIGLSLSDYERVKNVIGVAGGEEKAEAIISICTIRGDMTLVTDEGAARKILSIEKNKLHS; this comes from the coding sequence TTGAGTGATTTAATTGAACTAGAAAAGAAAATAGTGCCTGAAATACTTGAAACCCTTGAAAAAAGATATGAAATTTTAAGGAGCATTTATTATTATCAACCTATTGGGAGAAGAGCACTAGCTAATCATTTGGGTCTAGGTGAAAGAACAGTTAGAACTGAAGTTTCAGTTTTAAAAGAGCAAGGGTTATTAAATATAGAATCTGTGGGTATGTATGTAACTGAAGAAGGAAAGAGTATTCTCATGGATTTAAAGGATGTAATTTATAATATAAAAGGTTTAAAAGATTTAGAAAGAGTGCTTGAGGATGCTTTAAATATTAAAAAAGCATTTATTGTGCCAGGCAATTCTGATGAAGATGAGTTGGTATTGAAGGATATAGGAAAAGAAGCTGCTAAGCATCTAAAAAAGCTAATTAGAGATGATAATATTATAGGGATTACTGGTGGAACAACTATGGAACAGTTTGCTGAAGAGGTAAATAGTGAAAAAGTAGCAAATAATGTTCTTGTTCTTCCTGCTAGAGGTGGGCTTGGCAAAAGTGTAGAAACTCAAGCAAATAGTATTGCAGCTAAGTTGGCTAATAAAATTGGTGGAAGTTATAGACTTTTACATGTTCCAGATATTGTTGGAAAAGAAGCTCAAGATGCTTTATTGAAAATCCCTGATGTTAGAGAAATAGTTAGTATAATTCGCAATTTAGATATTTTGGTATTTGGACTTGGAAGAGCAGATACAATGGCAGAAAGAAGAGAACTTCCAGAAGAAAAGATACATAAACTTATTGAAAATGGCGCTGTTGCTGAAGCTTTTGGCCATTATTTTGATAGAAGTGGGAATACTGTATATGAGTCAATGACTATAGGACTATCACTGTCAGATTATGAAAGAGTAAAAAATGTAATAGGTGTTGCTGGTGGTGAAGAAAAAGCAGAAGCTATTATTTCTATCTGTACTATAAGAGGAGATATGACCTTAGTTACAGATGAAGGAGCAGCTAGAAAAATACTAAGTATTGAAAAAAATAAGCTACATAGTTAG
- the gpmI gene encoding 2,3-bisphosphoglycerate-independent phosphoglycerate mutase, which translates to MYKKNPVMLMVLDGWGLGNEYEGNAINLANKPNFDKYSKMYPTTKLKASGMAVGLPEGQMGNSEVGHLNIGGGRIVYQELTRISKSISDGDFFQNEEFLKAIDNVKKNNSKIHVMGLVSDGGVHSHNTHLYGLLELFKRQGLENVYIHAFLDGRDVSPVSGSRFLSELEEEIRKIGVGKIATVSGRYYAMDRDKRWERVKLAYESIVLGRGKYDDNPVEAVKKSYSEDVTDEFVVPTVITEDGKAISTVEDGDSIIFFNFRPDRARELTRAIVDDEFEGFKREKKVKTYYVTMTQYDKTIENVHVAYKPEKYKNTLGEYVSSIGMKQLRIAETEKYAHVTFFFNGGVEEPNENEDRVLIPSPKVPTYDMKPEMSAIEVKDEVIKRLEMDIYDLIILNFANSDMVGHTGDLKAAIKAVETVDICVGEIVEEVLKRNGKLIITADHGNAEKMIDEDGNPVTSHTTNEVPCIVIGEENVKLREGILADISPTLLHMLNVQVPKEMTGKSLIVEED; encoded by the coding sequence ATGTATAAGAAAAATCCAGTGATGCTCATGGTATTAGATGGATGGGGATTAGGAAATGAATATGAAGGAAATGCGATTAATCTAGCTAATAAGCCAAATTTTGATAAGTATAGTAAGATGTACCCTACTACTAAATTGAAGGCTAGTGGCATGGCTGTAGGCCTTCCTGAAGGTCAAATGGGAAACTCGGAAGTAGGTCATTTGAATATTGGTGGTGGGAGAATAGTCTATCAAGAGTTGACTAGGATTTCTAAATCTATAAGTGATGGAGATTTTTTTCAAAACGAAGAGTTTCTTAAAGCAATTGATAATGTAAAGAAAAATAATAGCAAAATTCATGTAATGGGATTAGTTTCTGATGGTGGAGTTCACAGTCACAATACTCATCTCTATGGACTTTTAGAATTGTTTAAAAGACAAGGATTAGAAAATGTATATATTCATGCATTTTTAGATGGAAGAGATGTTTCTCCAGTTAGTGGTAGTAGGTTCTTATCTGAATTAGAAGAAGAAATAAGAAAAATTGGTGTTGGTAAAATTGCAACAGTATCTGGCAGATACTATGCTATGGATAGGGATAAGAGATGGGAAAGAGTAAAACTAGCTTATGAATCAATAGTATTAGGTAGAGGAAAATATGATGATAATCCAGTAGAGGCAGTAAAAAAATCTTACAGTGAAGATGTAACTGATGAATTTGTAGTGCCTACAGTAATAACTGAAGATGGCAAAGCTATATCTACTGTTGAAGATGGCGATTCCATAATATTTTTCAACTTTAGACCAGATAGAGCAAGAGAACTTACTAGAGCTATAGTGGATGATGAGTTTGAAGGGTTTAAAAGAGAAAAAAAGGTAAAAACTTATTATGTGACTATGACTCAATATGATAAGACTATTGAAAATGTACATGTGGCTTACAAACCTGAAAAATATAAAAATACATTAGGTGAATATGTAAGTAGTATTGGAATGAAGCAACTTAGAATTGCAGAAACAGAAAAATATGCTCATGTTACTTTTTTCTTTAATGGAGGAGTAGAAGAACCTAATGAAAATGAGGATAGGGTTTTGATTCCTTCACCAAAAGTTCCTACTTATGATATGAAGCCAGAAATGAGTGCTATAGAAGTAAAAGATGAAGTTATAAAAAGATTAGAAATGGACATATATGATTTAATCATATTGAATTTTGCCAACTCAGATATGGTAGGTCATACTGGAGACTTAAAAGCAGCTATCAAGGCTGTGGAAACTGTTGATATTTGTGTTGGTGAGATAGTAGAAGAAGTACTAAAGAGAAATGGAAAATTAATCATTACAGCTGATCATGGAAATGCTGAAAAGATGATTGACGAAGATGGAAATCCAGTAACAAGTCATACAACAAATGAAGTACCTTGTATAGTAATTGGAGAAGAGAATGTGAAGTTGAGAGAGGGAATACTAGCTGACATATCTCCAACATTACTTCATATGTTAAATGTTCAAGTTCCTAAAGAAATGACAGGAAAATCACTAATTGTAGAGGAGGACTAA
- the rpoN gene encoding RNA polymerase factor sigma-54, with product MRLGYDLTLEQSQKLVMTPELRQAIQLLQFSSMELKEYLEKQLESNPLLEIEGSSDDYENIEEVTKENEEIDWKEFVDSYDDFSYTGPRERKDSEVNYDGFVTYSSSLKEHLYLQLNLNFSDKLEINIGEFIIENIDENGYLTTTIEDICDELCVSYELGEKVLLQIQSFDPVGVGARSLEECLVIQLRDRKIENEKIYSIVESYLEDVAHNRLNKISKELEISLKEVQDICDFIKSLEPKPGRAFSGEVSEVKYITPDVTLTIVDGEYVIILNDITGPRLNINSFYKELISSSDDENATTFLTNKLNSALWIIRSIEQRRMTIYNVVESILKFQDEFLKKGEKALKPLTLKDVAEDIGVHESTVSRATSGKYIQTPRGLFELKYFFTTGVSSGKGDISATSIKALIKDLIEEEDPTKPYSDQQIANILESNSIEISRRTIAKYRDELNIPSSSLRRRY from the coding sequence ATGAGATTAGGTTATGATTTGACCCTTGAACAATCTCAAAAATTAGTAATGACACCAGAGTTGAGGCAGGCAATTCAGTTACTTCAATTTTCAAGTATGGAGTTGAAAGAATATTTAGAAAAACAATTGGAATCAAATCCTCTATTGGAAATTGAAGGCTCTTCTGATGATTATGAAAATATAGAGGAAGTAACTAAAGAAAATGAAGAAATTGATTGGAAAGAGTTTGTAGATAGCTATGATGATTTTAGTTATACTGGTCCAAGAGAGCGAAAAGATAGTGAAGTAAATTATGATGGGTTTGTTACTTATTCGTCTTCTTTAAAGGAACATTTATATTTGCAATTAAACTTAAATTTTTCAGATAAATTAGAAATAAACATAGGTGAATTTATTATTGAAAATATAGATGAAAATGGCTATTTGACAACTACTATAGAAGATATATGTGATGAACTGTGTGTTTCTTATGAACTTGGGGAAAAGGTTTTACTTCAGATACAAAGTTTTGATCCTGTAGGTGTTGGTGCTAGATCATTAGAAGAATGTTTAGTTATTCAACTAAGAGATAGAAAAATAGAAAATGAAAAAATATACTCAATAGTAGAAAGCTATTTAGAAGATGTAGCACACAATAGACTTAATAAAATATCAAAAGAGTTAGAGATAAGTTTAAAAGAAGTCCAAGATATTTGTGATTTTATAAAGAGCTTAGAGCCTAAGCCCGGGAGAGCTTTTTCAGGTGAAGTTAGCGAAGTTAAGTACATCACTCCAGATGTAACACTTACAATTGTAGATGGAGAATATGTAATAATTTTAAATGATATTACAGGCCCTAGATTAAATATAAATAGTTTTTATAAGGAGTTAATTTCTAGCTCTGATGATGAAAATGCAACTACTTTTTTAACAAATAAACTTAATTCGGCACTGTGGATTATTAGAAGTATTGAGCAAAGAAGAATGACTATATATAATGTTGTTGAATCAATACTAAAGTTCCAAGATGAATTTTTAAAAAAAGGAGAGAAGGCACTAAAACCCTTAACATTAAAAGATGTGGCAGAGGATATAGGAGTTCATGAATCTACTGTTAGTAGAGCTACAAGTGGAAAATACATTCAAACTCCAAGAGGATTATTTGAATTAAAATATTTTTTCACAACAGGAGTTTCATCTGGAAAAGGAGATATTTCTGCTACTAGTATTAAGGCGTTAATTAAGGATTTAATTGAAGAAGAAGATCCTACAAAACCTTATAGTGATCAACAAATAGCAAATATACTTGAAAGTAATAGTATTGAAATCTCTAGGAGAACTATAGCAAAATATAGAGATGAATTAAATATCCCTTCTTCATCATTAAGAAGAAGATACTGA
- the secG gene encoding preprotein translocase subunit SecG — protein MQTFFSILILASSLFLIGTIMLQPGKSEGLGTIGGGAEKIWGKNKARSYEDTLSKLTVISAIIFIISALVLAALQ, from the coding sequence GTGCAAACTTTTTTTTCTATTTTAATATTAGCTTCTAGTTTATTTTTAATTGGTACAATAATGTTACAACCAGGTAAATCAGAAGGTCTTGGTACTATTGGCGGTGGTGCTGAAAAGATTTGGGGTAAAAACAAGGCAAGAAGTTATGAAGATACGCTTAGTAAGCTGACTGTTATATCAGCTATTATATTTATTATTTCTGCATTAGTTTTAGCAGCATTACAATAA
- the pgk gene encoding phosphoglycerate kinase: MLNKKSIEDLQVSGKRVLVRCDFNVPMDENNNITDDRRITSALPTINYLLEHDAKVILMSHLGRPKGEPNPKYSLEPVAKRLSELLNSEVIFAKDDKVVSENVKNIVENMKERDVVLLENTRYRKEEEKNGEEFSKELASLGELYVNDAFGTSHRAHASNVGVSKFLPSSVGFLVKKEIDVMGKALENPERPFVAILGGAKVSDKIGVIENLIEKVDSILIGGGMAYTFLKAKGYNIGTSLLEEDKVELAKELMEKAKAKNVKLLLPVDTIVAKEFKNDTEFKTVEAENIPNDMMGLDIGEETVKVFSDEIKNAKTVVWNGPMGVFEMENFKKGTNSIAKALAETEAITIVGGGDSASAVEKAGYGDVITHISTGGGASLEFLEGKVLPGIDAISNK; encoded by the coding sequence ATGCTAAATAAAAAGTCAATAGAAGACTTACAAGTTTCAGGCAAGAGGGTATTAGTTAGATGTGATTTCAATGTTCCGATGGATGAAAACAACAATATTACTGATGATAGAAGAATAACCAGTGCTCTTCCTACAATTAACTACTTGTTAGAACATGATGCTAAAGTAATTCTTATGTCTCATTTAGGAAGACCAAAGGGAGAACCAAATCCTAAGTATAGCTTAGAACCAGTAGCAAAGAGATTATCTGAGTTATTGAATAGTGAAGTTATATTTGCTAAGGATGACAAAGTAGTTAGTGAAAATGTGAAAAATATTGTTGAAAATATGAAAGAAAGAGATGTAGTATTACTTGAGAATACTAGATATAGGAAAGAAGAAGAAAAGAATGGAGAAGAATTTTCTAAGGAATTGGCTTCTCTAGGAGAATTGTATGTAAATGATGCTTTTGGTACATCTCATAGGGCGCATGCTTCAAATGTAGGAGTTTCAAAATTCTTACCTTCAAGCGTTGGGTTTTTAGTGAAAAAAGAAATTGATGTAATGGGAAAGGCACTAGAAAATCCAGAAAGACCTTTTGTTGCTATTTTAGGAGGAGCAAAAGTATCTGATAAGATAGGTGTTATAGAAAACCTAATAGAAAAAGTTGATTCCATACTTATAGGTGGTGGAATGGCTTATACTTTCTTAAAGGCTAAAGGATATAATATAGGTACTTCACTGTTAGAAGAAGACAAGGTAGAATTAGCCAAGGAATTGATGGAAAAAGCTAAAGCTAAGAATGTAAAATTGTTGCTACCAGTTGATACTATAGTAGCAAAGGAATTTAAAAATGATACAGAGTTTAAAACTGTAGAAGCTGAAAATATCCCTAACGATATGATGGGATTAGATATAGGTGAAGAAACTGTAAAAGTGTTTAGTGATGAAATTAAAAATGCTAAGACTGTAGTTTGGAATGGACCAATGGGAGTATTTGAAATGGAAAACTTCAAAAAAGGTACCAATTCAATTGCAAAGGCTTTAGCTGAGACAGAAGCTATAACTATAGTAGGTGGAGGAGATAGTGCGTCAGCTGTAGAAAAGGCAGGTTATGGAGATGTAATAACTCATATTTCTACAGGAGGAGGAGCTTCATTGGAGTTCCTTGAAGGCAAGGTATTGCCTGGCATTGATGCTATAAGTAATAAATAA
- the eno gene encoding phosphopyruvate hydratase has translation MTMITDIYAREILDSRGNPTVEVEVWTEFDAFGRAEVPSGASTGAFEAVELRDGDKSRYLGKGVMNAVDNVNNIIAPEIIGMDVFNQAGIDRRMIELDGTDNKGKLGANAILGVSLAVAKAAANELGLPLYQYLGGVNGRVLPVPMMNILNGGEHADNNVDIQEFMVMPVGAVNFREALRMGAEVFHNLKAVLKGKGLNTAVGDEGGFAPNLTSNEEALATIVEAIKKAGYEPGKDVCLALDVAATELYDEDSKIYKLAGEGKEYTAEEMVNYYEKLIEKYPVISIEDGLSEEDWDGWKLMTDRLGSKIQIVGDDLFVTNTERVKKGIELGVANSVLIKLNQIGTLTETLNTIEMAKVHGYTAVVSHRSGETEDTTIADLVVGLNAGQIKTGAPSRTDRVAKYNQLLRLEDMLGENSEYRGLNAFYNIKK, from the coding sequence ATGACAATGATAACTGATATATATGCTAGAGAAATACTAGATTCAAGAGGAAATCCTACTGTGGAAGTAGAAGTATGGACTGAGTTTGATGCTTTTGGTAGGGCCGAAGTGCCATCAGGAGCTTCTACAGGAGCTTTTGAAGCTGTTGAATTAAGAGATGGTGACAAATCAAGATATTTGGGAAAAGGTGTAATGAATGCAGTAGATAATGTTAACAATATTATTGCACCAGAGATTATTGGAATGGATGTATTTAATCAAGCTGGAATCGATAGGAGAATGATAGAACTTGATGGTACAGACAATAAAGGAAAGCTTGGTGCTAATGCAATACTTGGTGTTTCATTAGCGGTTGCTAAAGCAGCAGCAAATGAATTAGGTTTACCTCTTTATCAATATCTAGGAGGAGTAAATGGCAGGGTACTACCAGTTCCTATGATGAACATATTAAATGGTGGGGAACATGCTGATAATAATGTAGATATTCAAGAATTCATGGTAATGCCAGTAGGTGCAGTAAACTTTAGAGAAGCACTAAGAATGGGAGCAGAAGTATTCCACAACTTAAAAGCTGTGTTAAAGGGTAAGGGACTAAATACAGCAGTTGGAGATGAAGGTGGATTTGCTCCAAATTTAACAAGTAACGAAGAAGCATTGGCAACAATAGTAGAAGCTATTAAAAAAGCTGGTTATGAACCAGGTAAAGATGTATGTCTTGCGTTAGATGTGGCTGCTACTGAATTGTATGATGAAGATTCTAAAATATATAAATTAGCTGGAGAAGGTAAAGAATATACAGCAGAAGAAATGGTTAATTACTATGAAAAACTAATAGAAAAATATCCAGTAATATCTATTGAAGATGGGCTTTCAGAAGAAGATTGGGATGGATGGAAGCTTATGACAGATAGATTAGGTAGTAAGATACAAATAGTTGGGGACGATTTATTTGTTACCAATACTGAAAGAGTTAAAAAAGGTATAGAATTAGGAGTTGCTAATTCAGTTCTTATTAAATTAAACCAAATTGGTACATTAACAGAAACATTAAATACTATTGAAATGGCAAAAGTTCATGGTTATACAGCAGTTGTATCTCATAGATCTGGTGAAACAGAAGATACAACTATTGCAGATTTAGTAGTTGGTTTAAATGCAGGCCAAATAAAAACAGGTGCTCCTTCAAGAACAGATAGAGTAGCAAAATACAATCAATTATTAAGACTTGAAGATATGCTAGGTGAAAATAGTGAGTATAGAGGTTTGAATGCTTTTTATAATATTAAGAAATAA
- the tpiA gene encoding triose-phosphate isomerase, translating to MRTPIIAGNWKMNKNVSEALELVKELKKIERNKNVETVLCVPFTNLWQVKNEIEGTDIKLGAQNMHWEESGAYTGEISPLMLKEIGIDYVILGHSERRQYFNETDETVNKKVKTALEKDIYPIICVGETLEEREANKEKEVVKRQVIKALEGIEAKDIEKIVIAYEPIWAIGTGKTASSSDANDMIKFIRETVEEVFGKVSEDMRIQYGGSVKPNNVKEIMAESDIDGALVGGASLKAEDFAKLINY from the coding sequence ATGCGTACTCCAATAATTGCTGGAAATTGGAAAATGAATAAAAATGTAAGTGAAGCCTTAGAACTTGTAAAGGAATTGAAGAAAATAGAAAGAAATAAAAATGTGGAAACAGTTCTTTGTGTTCCTTTTACTAATCTATGGCAAGTAAAAAATGAAATAGAAGGAACAGATATTAAACTAGGAGCACAAAATATGCATTGGGAAGAAAGTGGAGCATATACAGGTGAGATATCACCACTTATGCTTAAAGAAATAGGAATAGACTATGTGATTTTAGGACATTCTGAAAGAAGACAATACTTCAATGAGACTGATGAAACAGTAAATAAAAAAGTGAAAACTGCTCTTGAAAAAGATATCTATCCTATAATATGTGTTGGAGAAACTCTAGAAGAAAGAGAAGCTAACAAAGAAAAAGAAGTAGTAAAAAGGCAAGTTATCAAAGCATTAGAAGGTATTGAGGCAAAAGATATTGAAAAAATAGTAATAGCTTATGAGCCAATTTGGGCTATAGGGACAGGTAAAACAGCTTCAAGTAGCGATGCAAATGATATGATAAAGTTTATAAGAGAAACTGTAGAAGAAGTGTTTGGAAAAGTTAGTGAAGATATGAGGATACAATATGGTGGAAGTGTCAAACCTAACAATGTAAAAGAAATAATGGCTGAAAGTGATATTGATGGAGCATTAGTTGGTGGCGCTAGTTTAAAGGCAGAAGATTTTGCAAAACTTATAAATTATTAA
- the gap gene encoding type I glyceraldehyde-3-phosphate dehydrogenase — protein MTMKVGISGFGRIGRDVLRIYMEEGIEDFEIVALNASGDLNTLAHLFKYDSLYGKFNGTVEVVEDGFVINGKKIKVIAHRNPEEIPWKELGVELVIDSTGAFRDREGAMKHINAGAKKVLITAPAKNEDITIVMGVNEEQYDPEKHHIISNASCTTNCLAPVAKVIVDEFGVKKGLMTTVHSYTNDQQILDKRHKDLRRARAAAESIIPTTTGAAKAVALVIPELKGKLNGFAMRVPTPTVSVVDVVFEVEKPTTAEEVNKALKEASEGKMKGVLGFSDEPLVSVDYKGDPRSSIVDGLSTMVIDNMVKVVSWYDNEWGYSRRVVDLASYIVNK, from the coding sequence ATGACTATGAAAGTTGGTATTAGTGGTTTTGGAAGAATAGGTAGAGACGTACTACGAATCTATATGGAAGAAGGAATAGAGGACTTTGAAATAGTAGCACTTAATGCTTCAGGGGACTTAAATACATTAGCTCATCTATTTAAATATGATTCCCTTTATGGAAAGTTCAACGGAACAGTGGAAGTAGTAGAAGATGGATTTGTTATTAATGGAAAGAAAATAAAAGTAATAGCTCACAGAAATCCAGAGGAAATTCCTTGGAAAGAACTTGGAGTAGAGTTGGTTATTGACTCAACAGGTGCATTTAGAGATAGAGAAGGGGCAATGAAACACATAAATGCAGGAGCTAAGAAAGTTCTTATTACAGCACCAGCTAAAAATGAAGATATTACTATAGTAATGGGAGTAAATGAAGAGCAATATGATCCAGAAAAGCATCACATTATTTCCAATGCTTCATGTACAACTAACTGTTTAGCACCAGTTGCTAAAGTTATTGTAGATGAATTTGGAGTAAAAAAAGGTCTTATGACTACTGTTCACTCCTACACAAATGATCAACAAATTCTAGATAAGAGACATAAAGATTTAAGAAGAGCAAGAGCAGCTGCAGAATCTATTATTCCAACAACTACAGGAGCAGCTAAAGCTGTTGCATTAGTAATTCCAGAACTTAAGGGTAAGTTAAATGGGTTTGCTATGAGAGTACCTACTCCAACAGTTTCAGTAGTAGATGTAGTGTTTGAAGTAGAAAAACCAACAACTGCTGAAGAAGTGAACAAAGCATTAAAAGAAGCTAGTGAAGGAAAAATGAAAGGCGTATTAGGTTTTTCAGATGAACCATTGGTATCTGTAGATTACAAAGGTGATCCACGTTCTTCAATAGTAGATGGATTATCAACAATGGTTATAGATAATATGGTGAAAGTTGTATCTTGGTATGATAATGAATGGGGATACTCACGTAGAGTTGTAGACCTAGCAAGTTATATTGTAAACAAATAG
- a CDS encoding helix-turn-helix domain-containing protein, whose product MKNNTLITIGQNLRRIRKELNLRQSEITGGEITRNLISLIENNKTPLSETNAKIISQNMNLIMKERGLDIYIETEDILNPKRYDAKKKADLYIQQLQNYLNEKNYNIETEKLQEIELFLNNWNLNDKKVKIYELLGDIFYYSSESNKEFIYLTKALECSFMFSDIKSNYKLISKLVSNCINTGKYQEAITLGNLGLLSNNDMIDEHKGIFHYNNALAYKNLNQFDKSLEELVLAKKLINNTNNKTLKKIMTLEALCYSNKKNYNKALSIYKELLEISDNETNSDELCLIYTNIIDMFIKNNDIPKVIEHLNILNKYIPNVNENSSYLAKIYFEMSNAYYFLEDYDLTMKYLENSLVISKKNNQKNLFSKVLLKIFELSTKTNNTVKINLYIEKIKENLIDIDIDDKTKLLLNLVLYYLDNGYNSLVKELIQEILNK is encoded by the coding sequence ATGAAAAACAATACACTAATAACTATAGGTCAAAATTTAAGAAGAATTAGAAAAGAATTAAATCTTAGGCAAAGTGAAATAACTGGGGGAGAGATTACAAGAAATTTAATTAGTCTCATCGAAAATAATAAAACACCACTATCTGAAACTAATGCTAAAATAATTTCACAAAATATGAACTTGATTATGAAAGAAAGAGGGCTAGATATTTATATTGAAACTGAAGATATACTAAATCCAAAAAGGTATGATGCAAAGAAAAAAGCCGATTTATATATTCAACAATTACAAAATTATTTAAATGAAAAAAACTATAATATTGAAACAGAAAAACTGCAAGAAATAGAACTCTTTTTAAACAATTGGAATTTAAATGACAAGAAAGTAAAAATATACGAACTTCTTGGTGATATATTTTACTACTCTAGTGAATCTAATAAAGAATTTATTTATTTAACCAAGGCTTTAGAATGTTCTTTTATGTTTTCAGATATTAAAAGCAATTATAAGTTAATATCGAAATTAGTTTCTAATTGCATCAATACTGGAAAATATCAAGAAGCAATTACATTGGGGAATTTAGGGTTATTAAGTAATAATGATATGATAGATGAACATAAAGGAATATTTCACTATAATAATGCTCTTGCATATAAGAATTTAAATCAATTTGATAAGAGTCTAGAAGAATTAGTCTTAGCTAAAAAACTTATTAATAATACTAATAATAAAACATTGAAAAAGATTATGACATTAGAAGCACTTTGCTACTCCAATAAAAAAAATTATAATAAAGCTTTAAGTATATACAAAGAATTATTGGAAATATCAGACAATGAAACAAATTCTGATGAATTATGTCTAATATATACTAATATTATAGATATGTTTATTAAAAATAATGATATTCCAAAAGTAATTGAACATCTAAATATATTAAATAAATATATCCCAAATGTAAATGAAAACTCATCTTATTTAGCAAAAATATATTTTGAAATGTCAAATGCCTATTATTTTTTAGAGGATTATGATTTAACAATGAAATATTTGGAAAATTCTCTTGTTATCTCGAAAAAAAATAATCAAAAAAATTTGTTCTCAAAAGTTCTATTAAAAATTTTTGAACTTAGTACCAAAACAAATAACACTGTAAAAATTAATCTATACATAGAAAAAATAAAAGAAAATTTAATTGATATTGATATTGATGATAAAACTAAGCTACTATTAAATTTAGTTTTATACTATCTTGATAATGGATATAATTCTTTGGTCAAAGAATTAATCCAAGAAATACTAAATAAATAA